A stretch of the Odontesthes bonariensis isolate fOdoBon6 chromosome 5, fOdoBon6.hap1, whole genome shotgun sequence genome encodes the following:
- the LOC142380353 gene encoding semaphorin-7A encodes MNYFILLSIFATVITGKSPRLKFVVHEPSRFHFNKPENYMSMYHQEGSDTLYVGGRAMIFILTFTDRGVRDLQIPAASDQTAIDTCKAKAAPLELECDNFITVLQRVNDSFIACGTNAGSPRCWMLVNDTVLTDVQGGGQIASPSDISPPYPSQRSISLPADGSLYSAMSSVGGNAGSIRRTFGPQKLLKTENIWLLNPQFAGAAIIPSSQKFKEEIYFFFSEFNKTARVDEEPFRARIGRICTVDEGGIRALLSESWTTFMKARIMCGAGNTQQQYNNLKQAVVLTAQDKRAGVMYGLFSNAWGKTVICAYSIEDIDQAFSTSKLKGYSSPFIGSRPGMCARKNPSTAESQNNIKNLGVIRYHPEIEDVIRPVGVAPLDLPTDDQITHTLADIVLAVNDEHYSVLYLGTDQGKVLKVLHTSEEVFIISQYSLFHNEGPVLNMAIDSQKGHLYVGTAMEIQRLQLADCGRYGNTCRECILSRDPYCGWNKSRRRCIAIPPGYNITTGKLIQNLDHSNSSVCGEAAGLKLRRTSPREVVVQSNTSVFLPCPVRSFHATYRWERDNCIKNYPCLFSGDFCVLGPVVDTPLKEGVFRCMATEDGFKVEVISFRLVNDGRLLSASFASTLALSLLLAMATLWLH; translated from the exons ATGAATTATTTTATATTGCTTTCGATTTTTGCCACGGTTATTACTGGAAAGTCACCTCGGCTGAAATTTGTTGTGCATG AGCCCTCCAGGTTCCACTTCAACAAACCTGAGAACTACATGAGCATGTACCACCAGGAAGGGAGCGATACACTCTATGTGGGTGGACGGGCAATGATCTTCATATTGACGTTCACAGACAGAGGGGTCCGCGACCTGCAG ATCCCAGCGGCATCTGATCAGACTGCTATTGACACCTGCAAGGCAAAGGCCGCACCACTTGAG CTGGAGTGTGATAATTTCATCACCGTCCTTCAGAGAGTAAATGACTCTTTCATTGCGTGTGGGACAAATGCTGGAAGTCCCAGATGCTGGATGCTG GTAAATGACACAGTGCTGACAGATGTCCAAGGTGGTGGGCAAATAGCATCACCCTCTGACATCTCACCACCCTACCCTTCACAGAGGTCCATCAGCTTGCCTGCAG ATGGGAGTCTGTATTCTGCAATGTCGTCAGTGGGCGGTAACGCTGGCTCGATACGACGTACATTTGGCCCCCAAAAACTTCTGAAGACGGAGAACATTTGGCTGCTAA ATCCGCAGTTTGCTGGAGCAGCTATAATCCCATCCTCACAAAAGTTCAAGGAGGAGATCTATTTCTTCTTCAGTGAGTTCAACAAGACGGCCAGGGTGGATGAGGAGCCGTTCAGGGCTCGCATAGGCCGGATCTGCACG GTGGATGAGGGGGGTATCAGAGCCCTGCTGAGTGAATCTTGGACCACCTTCATGAAGGCACGGATAATGTGTGGTGCAGGAAATACTCAGCAACAGTACAACAACTTGAAGCAGGCGGTGGTGTTGACAGCTCAGGACAAGCGAGCCGGGGTCATGTATGGCCTCTTTTCAAATGCATG GGGCAAAACAGTGATTTGTGCCTACTCTATTGAAGATATTGATCAAGCCTTCTCCACCTCTAAACTAAAAGGTTACAGCAGCCCATTCATTGGCAGCCGCCCTGGGATG TGTGCCCGCAAAAACCCCTCGACAGCAGAAagtcaaaacaacataaaaaacctTGGGGTGATTCGATACCACCCAGAAATCGAGGATGTGATCCGACCTGTCGGTGTGGCTCCACTCGACCTTCCCACAGATGATCAAATCACACACACGTTGGCGGACATCGTCCTGGCAGTCAATGATGAGCACTACAGCGTCCTGTACCTTGGAACGG ATCAAGGCAAAGTTCTGAAAGTTCTTCATACCAGCGAGGAGGTCTTCATCATATCTCAGTACTCTCTGTTTCACAATGAAGGACCTGTTCTAAACATGGCCATCGACTCCCAAAAG GGACATCTATATGTTGGTACAGCCATGGAGATCCAGCGATTGCAACTGGCTGACTGCGGTCGCTATGGCAACACATGCAGGGAGTGTATCCTTTCCCGGGATCCGTACTGTGGATGGAACAAGTCCCGGAGGAGGTGCATCGCCATCCCGCCTGGATACAACATCACAACTGG GAAACTCATCCAGAATCTGGACCATTCTAACTCTTCTGTTTGCGGGGAAGCTGCTG GGCTGAAGCTGCGTCGGACTTCTCCCAGAGAGGTTGTGGTGCAATCCAACACCTCTGTGTTCCTTCCCTGCCCTGTGCGCTCCTTCCATGCCACCTACCGCTGGGAGAGGGACAACTGCATCAAGAACTACCCCTGCCTCTTCTCCGGTGACTTCTGTGTCCTGGGGCCTGTTGTTGACACACCCCTGAAGGAAGGTGTCTTCCGTTGCATGGCTACTGAAGACGGATTTAAGGTGGAGGTTATCTCCTTCAGGCTGGTGAATGACGGCAGGCTTCTGTCTGCCTCTTTTGCCTCCACCTTGGCACTATCTCTCCTGCTCGCCATGGCTACCCTATGGCTTCATTAA